The following are encoded together in the Kribbella voronezhensis genome:
- a CDS encoding DHA2 family efflux MFS transporter permease subunit — MSKERTTVEQRWVLALTSIGSVMVALDVLVVAAALTTIRQDLGATMEQLEWTVNAYSLSFAMLLMTAAALGDRLGRRSTFAAGLALFTLASVGCALATSVPLLIAARALQGAGAAVVMPLAMGLLGAAFPPERRGWAIGIFSGITGLAVLGGPMIGGAVTEGLAWQWIFWINVPVGLLAIPLVLRRIPESRGAARRLDPRGATLITLAVLGLVWGVVRGAAAGWSSLEVVGSFVVGALLLCGFLAWEKRAEQPMVPLSFFRNRAFSAGNAAGFFLSAALFSAVFFVAQFMQAVLASGPLKAGLQLLPWTATLFVVAPIAGRLVDRIGERPLVVTGLLLNAIGMAWIGLVADPGVHYGALVAPMVVAGCGVSMAMPAAQSAGTGSLPRESVGIASGIYGMMRQLGGAVGVAILAAVFATNGGYGSAALFSAGFTRAMVVCGVLSLAGAAAGAGIARRRTEPPFVPAPAVVDSLVQEVG, encoded by the coding sequence GTGAGCAAGGAACGAACCACGGTCGAACAGCGCTGGGTGCTGGCGCTGACCTCGATCGGCTCGGTGATGGTCGCGCTCGACGTCCTGGTGGTGGCAGCGGCGCTGACCACGATCCGGCAGGACCTGGGCGCGACGATGGAACAACTGGAATGGACGGTGAACGCCTACAGCCTGAGCTTCGCCATGTTGCTGATGACCGCCGCCGCACTCGGCGACAGACTGGGTCGGAGAAGCACCTTCGCGGCCGGTCTCGCACTGTTCACGCTGGCGTCGGTCGGCTGCGCACTGGCGACCTCGGTGCCACTGCTGATCGCTGCCCGCGCACTCCAGGGTGCCGGTGCTGCAGTGGTGATGCCATTGGCGATGGGACTGCTCGGCGCCGCCTTCCCACCCGAACGCCGCGGCTGGGCGATCGGCATCTTCAGTGGCATCACGGGCCTGGCGGTTCTCGGCGGCCCGATGATCGGTGGCGCTGTCACGGAAGGCCTTGCCTGGCAGTGGATCTTCTGGATCAACGTCCCGGTCGGCCTGCTGGCGATTCCCTTGGTACTGCGGCGGATCCCGGAGAGCAGAGGCGCCGCACGTCGACTGGACCCGCGCGGCGCGACCCTGATCACGCTGGCGGTACTAGGCCTCGTCTGGGGTGTCGTGCGTGGAGCGGCAGCCGGCTGGTCGAGCCTTGAGGTGGTCGGCTCGTTCGTGGTGGGAGCCTTGTTGCTGTGCGGCTTCCTCGCGTGGGAGAAGCGTGCGGAGCAGCCCATGGTGCCGCTGAGCTTCTTCCGCAACCGGGCGTTCTCCGCGGGCAACGCGGCAGGCTTCTTCCTGTCGGCAGCCCTGTTCAGTGCGGTCTTCTTCGTCGCGCAGTTCATGCAGGCTGTGCTGGCTTCCGGACCGCTCAAGGCCGGTCTGCAGCTACTGCCCTGGACTGCGACGCTCTTCGTGGTCGCACCGATCGCCGGACGACTGGTCGACCGCATCGGTGAGCGCCCGCTGGTGGTGACCGGCCTGCTGCTCAACGCGATCGGCATGGCCTGGATCGGCCTGGTCGCGGATCCGGGCGTGCACTACGGCGCGCTGGTGGCTCCGATGGTCGTCGCGGGGTGCGGCGTCTCCATGGCGATGCCGGCCGCGCAGAGTGCAGGCACCGGGTCGCTGCCGCGCGAGTCGGTGGGGATCGCCTCCGGGATCTACGGCATGATGCGGCAGCTCGGTGGCGCTGTCGGTGTCGCCATACTGGCTGCTGTGTTCGCGACAAACGGCGGCTACGGCTCGGCGGCGTTGTTCAGTGCGGGCTTCACCCGGGCGATGGTGGTCTGCGGCGTCCTGTCGTTGGCCGGAGCTGCTGCCGGAGCGGGGATCGCGCGTCGGCGTACGGAACCTCCGTTCGTTCCTGCTCCTGCTGTGGTCGACAGTTTGGTTCAGGAGGTGGGATGA
- a CDS encoding SDR family NAD(P)-dependent oxidoreductase gives MSEPTLVPPSKVVLVSGGSKGLGLAFVNDLIDAGVKVAAFARTVTPELTALAEKYPDQVHVGSVDINDAKAAQDFVKEVEGKLGPIDGLVNNAAVGQDSLHVHTSAEQIAGIIQTNLTAPLVLTRFVLRRMMAKGLKGRIVNVTSICAQRGYPGLVAYSATKGGMDSATRSMARELGGRVLVNSVAPGFFASDMSAVLGQTQLDQIVRRTPTGHLTEPEEVVPVVRMLLLENTNINGQVLVIDGAASI, from the coding sequence ATGTCTGAACCAACTCTGGTGCCGCCCTCGAAGGTGGTCCTCGTCTCCGGTGGGTCCAAAGGCCTCGGCCTGGCCTTCGTCAACGACCTGATCGACGCCGGCGTGAAGGTGGCTGCCTTCGCCCGGACCGTCACGCCCGAGCTGACCGCGCTGGCCGAGAAGTACCCGGACCAGGTGCACGTCGGCTCGGTCGACATCAACGACGCCAAGGCCGCCCAGGACTTCGTCAAGGAGGTCGAGGGCAAACTCGGTCCGATCGACGGCCTGGTGAACAACGCCGCCGTCGGCCAGGACTCGCTGCACGTGCACACCTCGGCCGAGCAGATCGCCGGCATCATCCAGACGAACCTGACCGCGCCGCTGGTGCTGACCCGGTTCGTCCTGCGCCGGATGATGGCCAAGGGCCTCAAGGGCCGGATCGTCAACGTCACCTCGATCTGCGCCCAGCGCGGTTACCCCGGCTTGGTGGCGTACTCCGCGACCAAGGGCGGGATGGACTCCGCGACCCGCTCGATGGCCCGCGAACTCGGCGGCCGCGTGCTGGTCAACTCGGTCGCTCCCGGCTTCTTCGCCTCGGACATGTCGGCCGTGCTCGGCCAGACCCAGCTCGACCAGATCGTCCGCCGTACGCCGACCGGTCACCTGACCGAGCCGGAGGAGGTCGTTCCGGTGGTCCGGATGCTGCTGCTGGAGAACACCAACATCAACGGCCAGGTGCTCGTCATCGATGGTGCCGCTTCCATCTGA
- a CDS encoding sigma-70 family RNA polymerase sigma factor yields MNLEEEFAQYRGELVAHCYRMLGSLHDAEDAVQETYLRAWRGFADFEGRSSIKTWLYRIATRVCLNALQHSSRRMVPSALGAPGTDPDDIGGAALEVSWLEPFPDRMLNADPAAVVGNRQSLRLAMVAALQHLPPRQRAVLVLREVLAWPAGEVAEFLETSTAAVNSSLQRARAEIARLAPAEDEFSEPEEPVRRALLDQYAKAFAEADLAALEGLLTQDTRWEMPPIPTWFNGRADVLRLLEAKVVKGEGRRILVETSANGQPAFAWYVRGRDDAFHAHSLSVLTLTKAGVSSVFSFHRPDLFPSFGLPVSRLSTS; encoded by the coding sequence ATGAACCTGGAGGAGGAGTTCGCGCAGTACCGCGGTGAGCTGGTCGCGCACTGCTACCGGATGCTCGGGTCGCTGCACGATGCCGAGGACGCCGTACAGGAGACCTACCTGCGTGCGTGGCGGGGCTTCGCGGACTTCGAGGGGCGTTCGTCGATCAAGACGTGGCTCTACCGGATCGCCACCCGCGTCTGCTTGAACGCCTTGCAGCACAGCAGTCGCCGGATGGTCCCGTCCGCACTGGGAGCCCCTGGTACCGACCCGGACGACATAGGGGGCGCGGCACTCGAGGTCAGCTGGCTGGAGCCATTCCCCGACCGGATGCTCAACGCCGATCCGGCCGCGGTCGTCGGTAACCGGCAGAGCCTTCGGCTGGCGATGGTTGCCGCGCTGCAGCACTTGCCGCCGCGGCAGCGCGCAGTACTGGTACTGCGGGAGGTGCTGGCCTGGCCTGCTGGTGAAGTGGCCGAGTTCCTGGAGACGTCGACCGCTGCGGTGAACAGTTCGTTGCAGCGCGCTCGTGCCGAGATCGCCCGGCTCGCCCCGGCCGAGGACGAGTTCAGCGAACCGGAAGAGCCCGTACGCCGTGCGCTGCTCGACCAGTACGCAAAGGCGTTCGCGGAGGCCGATCTGGCCGCTCTGGAAGGCCTGCTGACTCAGGACACCCGCTGGGAGATGCCGCCCATCCCCACCTGGTTCAACGGACGGGCGGACGTACTACGGTTGCTCGAGGCAAAGGTCGTCAAGGGGGAGGGCCGGCGGATCCTGGTGGAGACCTCGGCGAACGGGCAGCCGGCGTTCGCCTGGTACGTGCGCGGTCGCGACGACGCGTTCCATGCGCACTCGCTGTCGGTGCTGACTCTCACCAAGGCGGGGGTGTCGTCCGTCTTCTCCTTCCATCGGCCCGACTTGTTCCCGTCCTTCGGATTGCCGGTGAGCCGGTTGTCCACAAGCTGA
- a CDS encoding FAD-binding oxidoreductase, with protein MTQLADSGIGDLRTTIGGAVVAPADPGYDDARKVWNATIDQRPAVIVQARSVEDVSRAVGFARENGLEIAVRGGAHSPGGACTVEDGLVIDLSRLNQVTIDPVAKRARVGGGALLGDLDAAAQQYGLAVPAGMVSHTGVGGLTLGGGMGWLTRKFGLSIDNLVSAQVVTADGRILRAAEDENPDLHWALRGGGGNFGVVTEFEFHLHEVDPMVRFGLLFWELDKGPEMFRLAREVIAKLPREVNIVIGGLNAPPAPFVPEEHHFKPGYVMIVTGFGEAEEHEQVLDELRLSLPPLFEFATPMPYVALQQMLDEANAWGQHTYDKGTYLDDLTDDVIEVLTDQLPRKQSPLSVMLFYRLDQAYSEVADDATAFSGSRAPGYALFLVAIAPTSELLAQDRAWVRSFWTALQPHSRGIGSYVNAISDEAADDRVRASYGAKYDRLAAIKTSYDPDNVFHRNANIKPA; from the coding sequence ATGACCCAACTTGCCGACAGCGGCATCGGAGACCTGAGAACGACGATCGGCGGGGCGGTAGTCGCCCCGGCCGATCCCGGCTACGACGACGCGCGCAAGGTGTGGAACGCGACGATCGACCAGCGCCCGGCGGTGATCGTCCAGGCGCGCAGCGTTGAGGACGTCAGTCGTGCCGTCGGCTTCGCGCGCGAGAACGGTCTGGAGATCGCCGTCCGGGGCGGGGCGCACAGCCCCGGCGGCGCCTGCACGGTCGAGGACGGCCTGGTGATCGACCTCAGCCGGCTCAACCAGGTCACCATCGATCCGGTCGCGAAGCGGGCCCGGGTCGGCGGCGGCGCCCTGCTCGGCGATCTCGACGCCGCGGCTCAGCAGTACGGCCTGGCGGTGCCCGCCGGCATGGTCAGCCACACCGGCGTCGGCGGGCTCACACTGGGTGGCGGGATGGGCTGGCTGACCCGCAAGTTCGGGCTCAGCATCGACAACCTCGTCTCGGCCCAGGTCGTCACCGCCGACGGCCGGATCCTGCGCGCTGCCGAGGACGAGAACCCCGATCTGCACTGGGCGCTGCGCGGTGGTGGCGGCAACTTCGGTGTCGTGACCGAGTTCGAGTTCCACTTGCACGAGGTCGACCCGATGGTCCGGTTCGGCCTGCTCTTCTGGGAGCTCGACAAGGGTCCGGAGATGTTCCGGCTGGCCCGCGAGGTGATCGCGAAACTGCCCCGCGAGGTGAACATCGTGATCGGCGGACTGAACGCGCCGCCGGCGCCGTTCGTCCCCGAAGAGCACCACTTCAAGCCCGGCTACGTCATGATCGTGACCGGCTTCGGCGAGGCCGAGGAGCACGAGCAGGTGCTGGACGAGCTCCGGCTCTCGCTGCCGCCGCTGTTCGAGTTCGCCACCCCGATGCCGTACGTCGCGCTGCAGCAGATGCTCGACGAGGCGAACGCGTGGGGACAGCACACCTACGACAAGGGCACCTACCTCGACGACCTGACGGACGACGTCATCGAGGTGCTCACTGATCAGCTGCCGCGCAAACAGTCGCCGCTGTCGGTGATGTTGTTCTACCGGCTGGACCAGGCGTACTCGGAGGTCGCCGACGACGCGACCGCCTTCAGCGGCAGCCGCGCACCGGGCTACGCGCTGTTCCTGGTCGCGATCGCCCCGACGTCCGAACTGCTCGCGCAGGACCGGGCCTGGGTGCGATCGTTCTGGACGGCGCTCCAACCGCACAGCCGGGGCATCGGGAGCTACGTCAACGCGATCAGCGACGAGGCGGCCGACGACCGGGTCCGTGCTTCGTACGGGGCGAAGTACGACCGGCTGGCCGCGATCAAGACCAGCTACGACCCGGACAACGTGTTCCACCGCAACGCGAACATCAAGCCCGCGTAG
- a CDS encoding acyl carrier protein: MSELTRAQIRDLMGEVMKAQGKTLPTDDGADLREIGFRSLDFSELALRVEDEIGDELNFDAPGLRQIAKVGDVLDFIEQLQSA, from the coding sequence ATGAGTGAGTTGACGCGCGCGCAGATCCGGGACCTGATGGGTGAGGTGATGAAGGCGCAGGGCAAGACGCTGCCGACTGATGACGGCGCGGACCTGCGTGAGATCGGCTTCCGGTCGCTGGACTTCTCCGAGCTGGCCCTGCGGGTCGAGGACGAGATCGGCGACGAGCTGAACTTCGACGCCCCCGGCCTGCGGCAGATCGCCAAGGTCGGTGACGTCCTCGACTTCATCGAGCAGCTTCAGTCGGCGTGA
- a CDS encoding GNAT family N-acetyltransferase, translated as MLRTATDGDVDIIRVLRNQEPNREVSVNAHEISAGEHAAWWAKASVDPTRRVLIYERDGVTAGVVNFFDLELDAEPRTGAWGFFLDAEGLAERGETLPAWIEVMKDATNYAFDELGLDELHGEVLEHNAVVRQMNRRFRFVEGEPQTRYADGREITVFPISLHKDNRRKPKGN; from the coding sequence GTGCTGCGTACGGCCACCGACGGCGACGTCGACATCATCCGGGTCCTGCGCAACCAGGAGCCCAACCGCGAGGTCAGCGTCAACGCCCACGAGATCTCCGCCGGCGAGCACGCGGCCTGGTGGGCCAAGGCCAGCGTCGACCCGACCCGGCGGGTGCTGATCTACGAACGCGACGGGGTCACCGCCGGAGTGGTGAACTTCTTCGACCTGGAGCTCGACGCCGAGCCCAGGACCGGCGCCTGGGGCTTCTTCCTGGACGCCGAGGGCCTGGCCGAGCGCGGCGAGACGCTGCCCGCGTGGATCGAGGTCATGAAGGATGCCACCAACTACGCGTTCGACGAGCTCGGCCTGGACGAGCTGCACGGCGAGGTGCTCGAGCACAACGCCGTGGTCCGGCAGATGAACCGGCGGTTCCGCTTCGTCGAAGGTGAACCGCAGACGCGGTACGCCGACGGCCGCGAGATCACCGTGTTCCCGATCAGCCTGCACAAAGACAACCGGCGCAAGCCGAAGGGAAACTGA
- a CDS encoding DUF2786 domain-containing protein has translation MTDDEILRMLPMAATAIALDERLADQYLAQLGQYDERDQAQVDRCVQVTLEGSVRAAWSRGWSPGDVVQHGRCKLEPMIESLLLAVISSEHRSYPAAAIDPRWLDQLTELGIEPPYAEFGLTSWAADRRLGRYLALHHALVLTGFLQTLPGIARLFPLPGAAAPVRRGPAAPVASGKMLARIRGLLAKAEATDFPDEAEALSAKAQELMAKFSLDRALVDADPEHVLDDDSGARRIWVETPYVSAKAQLVAAVASANSCRTVSMEQLAVVTIVGAELDLQLTELLSTSLLVQANRAMLAAGKHFGRRGESRTRSFRQSFLMAYAQRIGERLQATTEATRAAVPEADAGRLLPVLSKREEQVDALFVKLFPETTLRRTRVSNGAGWAAGLSAADRAHLQTRRPVSR, from the coding sequence GTGACCGACGACGAAATCCTGCGGATGCTGCCGATGGCGGCGACCGCGATCGCCCTGGACGAGCGACTGGCCGATCAGTACCTGGCCCAGCTCGGCCAGTACGACGAGCGCGACCAGGCGCAGGTGGATCGTTGTGTCCAGGTGACGCTCGAAGGATCGGTCCGCGCCGCCTGGTCGCGAGGCTGGTCGCCGGGAGATGTCGTCCAGCACGGCCGGTGCAAGCTCGAGCCGATGATCGAGTCCCTGCTGCTCGCGGTGATCTCGTCGGAGCACCGGTCCTATCCGGCGGCCGCCATCGATCCACGCTGGCTGGACCAGTTGACCGAGCTGGGCATCGAGCCGCCGTACGCCGAGTTCGGGCTGACCTCGTGGGCCGCGGACCGGCGACTCGGCCGCTATCTGGCGCTGCATCATGCCCTGGTGCTGACCGGGTTCCTGCAGACCCTGCCCGGGATCGCCCGGCTGTTTCCGCTACCGGGTGCGGCCGCCCCCGTTCGCAGGGGCCCTGCCGCGCCGGTCGCGAGCGGCAAGATGCTGGCCAGGATCCGTGGGCTGCTGGCGAAGGCAGAGGCGACCGACTTTCCCGACGAGGCCGAGGCACTGTCGGCGAAGGCCCAGGAGCTGATGGCGAAGTTCTCCCTCGATCGGGCGCTGGTGGACGCCGATCCCGAGCACGTGCTCGACGACGACTCCGGAGCGCGCCGGATCTGGGTCGAAACGCCGTACGTGTCGGCCAAGGCGCAGCTGGTCGCGGCGGTCGCCTCGGCGAACAGTTGCCGCACGGTGTCGATGGAGCAGCTCGCGGTGGTGACGATCGTGGGCGCCGAGCTCGACCTACAGCTGACCGAGCTGCTGAGTACGTCGCTGCTGGTCCAGGCGAACAGGGCGATGCTCGCGGCCGGGAAGCACTTCGGCCGTCGCGGCGAGTCCCGGACGAGGTCGTTCCGCCAGTCGTTCCTGATGGCCTACGCACAACGGATCGGCGAGCGACTGCAAGCGACCACGGAGGCCACGCGGGCCGCAGTGCCGGAGGCGGACGCCGGCCGGCTGCTACCGGTGCTGAGCAAACGGGAGGAGCAGGTGGACGCACTGTTCGTCAAGCTGTTCCCCGAGACGACGCTTCGGCGGACCAGGGTCTCCAACGGTGCCGGCTGGGCCGCGGGGCTGAGTGCCGCCGACCGCGCCCACCTGCAAACCCGCCGCCCGGTGAGCCGCTGA
- a CDS encoding AMP-binding protein, which translates to MTGRRRTTALIGDDNRVVVGGKTLTWRTLHKLPQLPSPAAVLVDNGADALAAVRHHAVHGTELLVATSSRVDPAMREELGESGFAVVIANGDEHSVTPAKLKRVEESGRVWLLTSGSTGRPKRIGHTLESLTTVRGQQQPRTWLVPYSPGTYAWWQVITISLTQADQGLVVIEPSELETWPAIAAEHGVTAASGTPTFWRQTIYRDTEALAKVPLEQITLGGEPVDQAILDRLHEIFPDARISWIYASSEVGASIVVHDGKAGFPKAWLDRDPDPEAERPILHVDGDELVISSPHHGAGLEGAHRTGDRVEFVDDRVLITGRLDTDEINVGGSKVSAGLVRNVLMAHPAVAWARVFARKAPLVGRMVAAEVVVEPDLGPITDADLVQWCTNRLPDYGVPRRIRFLDEIPQKETLKSDV; encoded by the coding sequence GTGACCGGCCGGCGTCGTACGACCGCCTTGATCGGTGACGACAACCGTGTCGTCGTCGGTGGCAAGACGCTGACCTGGCGGACCCTGCACAAGCTGCCGCAGCTGCCCTCCCCGGCGGCTGTCCTGGTGGACAACGGCGCCGACGCGCTCGCGGCCGTCCGGCACCACGCCGTCCACGGCACCGAACTGCTGGTCGCCACCTCGTCGCGGGTCGACCCCGCGATGCGCGAGGAGCTCGGCGAGTCCGGCTTCGCGGTCGTGATCGCCAACGGCGACGAGCATTCCGTCACCCCCGCGAAACTCAAGCGGGTGGAGGAATCCGGCCGCGTCTGGCTGCTCACCTCCGGCTCCACCGGCCGGCCCAAGCGGATCGGCCACACACTCGAGTCGCTGACGACGGTCCGCGGCCAGCAGCAGCCCCGCACCTGGCTCGTGCCGTATTCCCCGGGCACCTACGCGTGGTGGCAGGTCATCACGATCTCACTCACCCAGGCCGACCAGGGCCTGGTCGTGATCGAGCCTTCGGAACTGGAGACCTGGCCGGCCATCGCGGCCGAGCACGGCGTCACAGCGGCCTCCGGTACGCCGACCTTCTGGCGGCAGACGATCTACCGCGACACCGAGGCGCTGGCCAAGGTCCCGCTGGAGCAGATCACCCTCGGCGGCGAGCCGGTCGACCAGGCGATCCTGGACCGGCTGCACGAGATCTTCCCCGACGCCCGGATCTCCTGGATCTACGCCTCGTCGGAGGTCGGCGCCTCGATCGTCGTCCACGACGGCAAGGCGGGCTTCCCCAAGGCCTGGCTGGACCGAGACCCCGATCCTGAGGCCGAGCGGCCGATCCTGCACGTGGACGGTGACGAGCTGGTGATCAGCTCGCCGCACCACGGTGCCGGTCTCGAAGGCGCGCACCGGACCGGCGACCGGGTCGAGTTCGTCGACGACCGGGTGCTGATCACCGGCCGCCTCGACACCGACGAGATCAACGTCGGCGGGTCGAAGGTGTCGGCCGGCCTGGTCCGCAACGTGCTGATGGCCCACCCGGCCGTCGCCTGGGCCCGGGTGTTCGCCCGCAAGGCCCCGCTGGTCGGCCGGATGGTGGCCGCCGAGGTGGTGGTCGAGCCCGACCTCGGGCCGATCACCGACGCCGACCTGGTGCAGTGGTGCACGAACCGGCTGCCGGACTACGGCGTACCGCGCCGGATCCGCTTCCTGGACGAGATTCCCCAGAAGGAGACCCTGAAAAGCGATGTCTGA
- a CDS encoding glycoside hydrolase family 10 protein: MSVMRILGVLGATAGLVLGALPASARTTGAPPAEAETACAADPSTPLRQFRATWVSSVVNIDWPSKTGLTAAQQQTELVGWLDDAVRQHHNAVVLQVRPTADAFWPSKVEPWSRYLTGVQGGDPGYDPLVFAVAEAHKRNLELHAWFNPYRVSMNTDLSALVPEHPARQHPEWVLPYGGKLYYNPGIPAVRKLVEDAIMDAVSNYDIDGVHFDDYFYPYPVAGQVFDDAATYAQYGGGIPTLAEWRRNNINLLIQELQHRIKAAKPWVKFGISPFAVWRNKATDPLGSDTTAGVQTYDDLAADTRRWVREEWIDYIVPQVYWAGGFAPADYNKIVPWWAEQVRGTDVHLYIGQATYKVGTSTQSPDWSDPAELSDHLAFNTTVPEVKGDIYFSAKDVRADRLGATTLLNSNWYTRPALVPPMPHLDARPPLPVHAVKASNTTTGVRLQWRPTSADTTSYAIYRRDLTAGDWCPDNDARNLLATQRTSTYTDTTAVPGHHYLYTITALDRTWNQSLPIPTVN; this comes from the coding sequence ATGAGTGTGATGCGGATCCTCGGCGTACTCGGCGCGACAGCGGGCCTGGTCCTCGGCGCCCTACCTGCCTCAGCCCGTACGACGGGCGCCCCGCCGGCGGAGGCCGAGACGGCCTGCGCGGCTGACCCCAGTACGCCGCTACGGCAGTTCCGGGCTACCTGGGTGTCCTCGGTGGTGAACATCGACTGGCCGTCCAAGACCGGGCTCACCGCGGCCCAGCAGCAGACCGAGCTGGTCGGCTGGCTGGACGACGCAGTCCGCCAGCACCACAACGCCGTAGTACTGCAGGTGCGTCCCACTGCCGACGCGTTCTGGCCGTCGAAGGTGGAGCCGTGGTCGCGCTACCTGACCGGCGTACAGGGCGGGGACCCCGGCTACGACCCGCTGGTCTTCGCAGTCGCCGAGGCGCACAAGCGGAACCTCGAGCTGCACGCGTGGTTCAACCCGTACCGCGTATCGATGAACACCGACCTCAGCGCGCTCGTCCCCGAGCACCCGGCGAGGCAGCACCCGGAGTGGGTCCTTCCGTACGGCGGCAAGCTCTACTACAACCCCGGGATCCCGGCGGTCCGCAAGCTGGTCGAGGACGCCATCATGGACGCGGTGTCGAACTACGACATCGACGGTGTGCACTTCGACGACTACTTCTACCCGTACCCGGTGGCAGGGCAGGTCTTCGACGACGCGGCCACCTACGCGCAGTACGGCGGCGGTATCCCCACGCTGGCCGAGTGGCGGCGGAACAACATCAACCTGCTGATCCAGGAGCTCCAACATCGGATCAAGGCGGCCAAGCCGTGGGTGAAGTTCGGCATCTCCCCGTTCGCGGTCTGGCGGAACAAGGCGACAGACCCGCTCGGCTCGGACACCACCGCAGGCGTCCAGACGTACGACGACCTCGCGGCGGACACCCGGCGTTGGGTGCGTGAGGAGTGGATCGACTACATCGTCCCGCAGGTCTACTGGGCCGGCGGCTTCGCTCCGGCCGACTACAACAAGATCGTGCCCTGGTGGGCCGAACAGGTCCGCGGCACCGACGTACACCTCTACATCGGCCAGGCCACCTACAAGGTCGGTACGTCGACGCAGTCGCCCGACTGGTCCGACCCTGCCGAGCTGAGTGACCATTTGGCCTTCAATACAACGGTTCCCGAGGTCAAGGGCGACATCTACTTCTCCGCCAAGGACGTCCGCGCCGACCGGCTCGGCGCGACCACGCTGCTGAACAGCAACTGGTACACGCGTCCCGCCCTGGTGCCGCCCATGCCGCACCTCGACGCCCGCCCGCCGCTTCCGGTGCACGCAGTCAAGGCGAGCAACACCACCACCGGCGTACGCCTGCAGTGGCGCCCGACCTCAGCCGACACCACGTCGTACGCGATCTACCGCCGCGACCTCACCGCCGGCGACTGGTGCCCCGACAACGACGCCCGCAACCTTCTCGCCACCCAGCGAACCAGCACTTACACAGACACCACCGCAGTCCCGGGCCACCACTACCTCTACACAATCACCGCGCTCGACCGCACGTGGAACCAGAGCCTGCCGATCCCGACCGTCAACTAG
- the pseI gene encoding pseudaminic acid synthase: MSASKTINFGDVPVGPDHQPFIIAEMSGNHNGDIERAKDIVRAMAETGVQALKLQTYTADTITLDVDLPAFRLPSEHELWGGARLYDLYQEAHTPWEWHEPLFELANSLGMLAFSSPFDPTAIDFLEKLNVPAYKVASNEIGDLPLVRGMAETGKPIIISTGSATLMDIDAAVRAARSTGNEQIIVLSCTASYPAPADQSNLRSIPVLRDALGVQIGLSDHTMGIGASIAAVALGATVIEKHVTLSRADGGVDSAFSLEPAEVKLLVEGTKVAQQALGEPIVGPKQAEQNVLRFRRSLYITRDVKAGEKVAPDNVRSVRPAGGLAPDAFTSVEGREFRVDAVAGTPLTWDVL, from the coding sequence ATGAGTGCCAGCAAGACCATCAACTTCGGCGACGTCCCGGTCGGCCCGGACCACCAGCCGTTCATCATCGCGGAGATGTCCGGCAACCACAACGGCGACATCGAGCGGGCCAAGGACATCGTCCGCGCGATGGCGGAGACCGGCGTCCAGGCGCTGAAGCTGCAGACCTACACCGCCGACACGATCACCCTCGACGTGGACCTGCCGGCCTTCCGGCTGCCGTCGGAGCACGAGCTGTGGGGCGGCGCCCGGCTGTACGACCTGTACCAGGAGGCGCACACGCCGTGGGAGTGGCACGAACCGCTGTTCGAGCTGGCCAACTCGCTCGGCATGCTGGCGTTCTCGTCGCCGTTCGACCCGACCGCGATCGACTTCCTGGAGAAGCTGAACGTGCCGGCGTACAAGGTCGCCTCCAACGAGATCGGCGACCTGCCGCTGGTGCGCGGGATGGCCGAGACCGGCAAGCCGATCATCATCTCGACCGGTTCGGCGACGCTGATGGACATCGACGCGGCGGTCCGGGCGGCCCGGTCCACCGGTAACGAGCAGATCATCGTGCTGTCCTGTACGGCGAGCTACCCGGCGCCGGCCGACCAGTCCAACCTGCGCTCGATCCCCGTCCTGCGGGACGCGCTCGGCGTCCAGATCGGTCTGTCCGACCACACGATGGGCATCGGCGCCTCGATCGCGGCCGTGGCGCTCGGCGCGACGGTGATCGAGAAGCACGTCACCCTGTCCCGCGCCGACGGCGGCGTCGACTCGGCGTTCTCGCTGGAGCCGGCCGAGGTCAAGCTGCTGGTCGAGGGCACCAAGGTCGCCCAGCAGGCCCTCGGCGAGCCGATCGTCGGCCCCAAGCAGGCCGAGCAGAACGTGCTCCGCTTCCGCCGCTCGCTCTACATCACCCGCGACGTCAAGGCCGGCGAAAAGGTGGCCCCCGACAACGTCCGCTCCGTCCGCCCGGCCGGCGGCCTGGCCCCCGACGCCTTCACCTCGGTCGAAGGCCGCGAATTCCGCGTCGACGCGGTAGCCGGCACCCCGCTCACCTGGGACGTCCTCTGA